One genomic window of Biomphalaria glabrata chromosome 9, xgBioGlab47.1, whole genome shotgun sequence includes the following:
- the LOC129928092 gene encoding uncharacterized protein LOC129928092 — MPRQRKRKLSSCTNVEDTILYKFLYENFNYSELSPDDNNKLCLKGHVLLIYMQNQSSQTSTAEIVASTFGFPFNPCLISKVHYLTECTIAKYKSNVTKYLSEIQNICYQIFYQLPSTTAPNSDLTPTKAIQPTEINPVSSNLRSNDELTPRRRHLKRRLSFVSQARSEDKNKYRKKICLLKSQINSQPNLIKNLRRSVHRKNERISNLLKKLHKYEIDSGKRFLKCKKCIWQTKKHQEILKKMKSSFNKELAVKDAIITSLQSDKLLLEDELKELKENKARSLKKNNKTYDVMTRLMFFNCLLYQAPTSSISPIVSSLSQRLGVLLDCVPHRTSVDNFVRELGVISDLQAAEVAMKTPHLTLGFDSTTQEGVLVNSVHLTTPTDTFVIALDQLSGGRAEDYEKHLIESIKNLAYAYSDFHKIEFSTCHNEIIKNISNTMSDRASVNHASIVKLNALWGKTLNELNCHLHPLDSISKGCRLALKSLQTERSSLIGSDCIAGNIVLQIDKLRYRDGKGDPKNFISFLLNENLPKGLIPRYRGNRLHVFFHTCGILVLHYDQILSFLKSPALSSGSLISCLHSDLNSETGKKQLFVMGMVGKLLTSPWMKKFYIAPGAQAVSHLGAVTVIKEVLAQVDQCLSNPFSIFTRNLDFFGEILDVNDPILEVLLLCPQDKEVENMIKASLSSIAETINRQYKRYLSMNVSDLMSTQTESARLHNMDSEEVIGMFSAAKKKAPNATMCYMSSRIRSLKNRTVAYLDSMSVSDMTERVTWAIGVSRSRRQANRVRTSEVTKEIALRAEQKNQETEQKERKKIEKLLRQDNYIDKIKELITNVTEQTWMDVQELLSGNVIDRLICHYWYSAGPVLYSGRVKGLKKGMKDVYLVKYWLDDEDESRGVDYDMSKYQLACDILFKDLTLL; from the coding sequence ATGCcaagacaaagaaaaagaaagctttcATCCTGTACAAATGTTGAAGACACTATTTTGTACAAATTCCTTtatgaaaattttaattattctgAACTTTCACCAGATGACAATAATAAACTATGCTTAAAAGGACATGTCCTCCTAATTTATATGCAAAATCAGTCCTCCCAAACATCCACAGCAGAAATTGTTGCTTCAACTTTTGGATTCCCATTTAATCCATGTTTAATTTCAAAAGTTCATTATTTAACTGAATGCACCATTGCAAAGTATAAAAGtaatgtaacaaaatatttgtcagAAATTCAAAACATTTGCTATCAAATATTTTACCAGTTACCTAGCACAACTGCTCCTAACTCTGATTTAACTCCAACAAAAGCTATACAACCAACTGAAATAAATCCTGTTTCATCAAATTTAAGAAGCAATGATGAATTAACCCCTCGTAGAAGACATTTAAAAAGACGACTTTCTTTTGTGTCCCAGGCAAGAAGTGAAGACAAGAATAAATataggaaaaaaatatgtttattaaaatctcaaattAACTCTCAGCCTAACCTTATTAAAAATCTTAGACGGTCTGTTCACCGAAAAAATGAGAGGATTAGTaacttgttaaaaaaattgCACAAATATGAAATTGATTCTGGCAaacgttttttaaaatgtaaaaaatgtatttggcAAACAAAAAAGCATCAAGagatattaaagaaaatgaaatcatCATTTAATAAAGAATTGGCTGTGAAGGACGCTATCATAACATCTCTTCAAAGTGATAAACTACTTCTTGAAGATGAACTTAAAgaactaaaagaaaataaagctaggtcccttaaaaaaaataataaaacatatgATGTTATGACAAggttaatgttttttaattgtctTTTATACCAGGCCCCAACCTCTTCCATCTCCCCTATAGTTAGTAGTTTATCACAGAGATTGGGTGTTCTTCTTGATTGCGTCCCTCACAGAACATCAGTAGACAACTTTGTAAGAGAACTTGGTGTTATTTCAGACCTACAAGCCGCTGAAGTTGCCATGAAAACACCACATCTAACTCTTGGGTTTGATTCCACAACCCAAGAGGGTGTACTTGTCAATTCAGTACATCTCACCACTCCAACTGATACTTTTGTTATAGCTTTAGATCAGTTGAGTGGTGGGAGGGCTGAGGACTATGAAAAACACTtaattgaatcaataaaaaatttagcATATGCTTACTCAGATTTTCATAAGATAGAGTTTTCCACTTGTCATAATGAAATtatcaaaaatatttccaacacTATGTCAGACCGGGCATCAGTGAATCATGCTTCCATAGTTAAATTAAATGCATTATGGGGTAAAACCTTAAATGAACTTAATTGCCACCTGCACCCACTTGATAGTATTTCAAAAGGCTGCAGGTTGGCACTTAAGTCCCTGCAGACAGAAAGGAGCAGCCTTATTGGGAGTGACTGCATAGCAGGCAACATTGTCTTACAAATAGACAAACTCAGGTATCGAGATGGAAAGGGTGACcccaaaaattttatttcctttctaCTTAATGAAAATTTACCGAAGGGCCTTATTCCACGGTATAGGGGAAATCGTTTGCATGTGTTTTTCCATACTTGTGGAATATTGGTCCTTCATTATGACCaaatattatcatttttaaaatccccTGCCCTTTCCTCTGGATCGCTGATAAGTTGCCTGCACAGTGACCTCAATAGTGAAACTGGGAAGAAACAACTTTTTGTTATGGGTATGGTAGGGAAACTGCTGACAAGCCCTTGGATGAAAAAATTTTACATTGCGCCTGGTGCGCAAGCTGTTTCTCATCTTGGGGCTGTCACAGTCATTAAAGAAGTTCTAGCCCAAGTAGATCAATGCCTTAGTAATCCCTTTAGTATTTTTACAAGAAACCTAGACTTCTTTGGTGAAATCCTTGATGTTAATGATCCCATACTGGAGGTTCTTTTGCTCTGCCCTCAAGATAAGGAAGTTGAAAACATGATAAAAGCTAGTCTGTCTTCTATTGCAGAAACTATCAATAGGCAGTATAAAAGGTATCTTAGTATGAATGTGTCTGATCTGATGAGCACCCAGACAGAATCTGCTAGGCTACATAACATGGATTCTGAAGAGGTGATTGGCATGTTTAGTGCAGCCAAGAAAAAAGCACCAAATGCAACGATGTGCTACATGTCCTCTAGAATCCGTTCCCTAAAGAACAGAACTGTAGcctatctagattctatgagTGTCTCAGATATGACTGAAAGGGTGACTTGGGCCATTGGTGTCTCTCGCAGTAGGAGGCAGGCTAATCGAGTGAGGACGTCAGAGGTGACTAAGGAGATTGCTCTGAGGGCGGAGCAAAAAAACCAGGAGacagaacagaaagaaagaaagaaaattgaaaaactTTTAAGACAAGACAATTACATTGACAAGATTAAGGAACTGATTACTAACGTGACTGAACAGACTTGGATGGATGTGCAGGAATTGTTATCTGGAAATGTTATTGACAGGTTGATCTGTCACTATTGGTACAGTGCAGGCCCTGTATTATATAGTGGCAGGGTAAAGGGACTGAAAAAAGGAATGAAAGATGTATATTTGGTAAAATATTGGCTGGATGATGAGGATGAGAGTAGAGGGGTTGACTATGACATGAGCAAGTATCAGCTTGCCTGTGACATACTGTTCAAAGACTTGACATTACTGTAG